In the Mycolicibacter sp. MU0102 genome, one interval contains:
- a CDS encoding ABC1 kinase family protein, producing MSDPVPPVPQGRVRRTMPLAGFTARAAGGRVVAALREKAGNTGAVEKFHERTAERYAELLGHSKGVLMKVGQMFSLIDAGTVGGGELSPYQRALTKLQADAPPMAPELAREVVRAELGRPVEEVFAEFTDEPIAAASIGQVHRAVLPDGRQVAVKVQYPGVAEAIRADLANTELLTTVIRFASAATGPIPDLRQSAREVSSRIIEEIDYRHEAANITAFARLYRDHPFIRTPEVVPEASADRVLTMTYLDGLDWAAAQQADQDLKDTWAEVICRMVTGSYRHANLFHADPHPGNYRFGLDGTVGFVDFGCVKVLSEPLRRGLVGTLRSVLDDDRPALVDSMTALGFFTADSTLTGDEAHQWWTAIVHELLEPQPVTYSPETISRAVRSLLDVLAADHPMRRISLPPDLVFFSRLNLSMNAVFAALGATFDVRSVVDDMDGATEPTTELGKQHIAWVTGRGLPFGVDDHDAS from the coding sequence ATGAGCGATCCGGTACCCCCGGTACCGCAGGGCAGAGTTCGCCGCACCATGCCGCTGGCCGGATTCACCGCTCGCGCTGCCGGCGGGCGCGTGGTGGCGGCGCTGCGCGAGAAGGCCGGCAATACCGGCGCCGTCGAGAAATTCCACGAACGCACCGCCGAGCGCTACGCCGAGCTGCTCGGGCACTCCAAGGGCGTGCTGATGAAGGTCGGCCAGATGTTCTCGCTGATCGACGCCGGCACGGTCGGCGGCGGCGAACTGTCGCCGTATCAGCGGGCGCTCACCAAGTTGCAGGCCGACGCCCCGCCGATGGCGCCCGAGCTGGCCCGCGAGGTGGTGCGGGCCGAATTGGGCCGGCCGGTGGAGGAGGTGTTCGCCGAGTTCACCGACGAGCCCATTGCCGCGGCGTCCATCGGCCAGGTCCACCGCGCGGTACTGCCCGACGGCCGCCAGGTCGCGGTCAAAGTCCAATACCCCGGCGTGGCCGAGGCGATCCGCGCCGATCTGGCCAACACCGAATTGTTGACCACGGTGATCCGCTTCGCCTCGGCCGCCACCGGCCCGATACCCGATCTGCGGCAGAGTGCGCGGGAAGTCTCGTCGCGGATCATCGAAGAGATCGACTACCGGCACGAGGCCGCCAACATCACCGCGTTCGCCAGGTTGTATCGCGACCATCCGTTCATCCGGACTCCGGAAGTGGTGCCCGAGGCCTCCGCCGACCGCGTCCTGACGATGACCTACCTCGACGGACTGGACTGGGCCGCGGCGCAGCAGGCGGACCAGGATCTGAAGGACACCTGGGCCGAGGTGATCTGCCGCATGGTGACCGGCTCCTATCGGCACGCGAATCTGTTCCACGCCGACCCCCACCCCGGCAATTACCGATTCGGACTCGACGGGACGGTGGGCTTCGTCGACTTCGGCTGCGTGAAGGTGCTTTCCGAGCCACTGCGACGGGGGCTGGTCGGGACGCTGCGATCGGTGCTGGACGACGACCGGCCTGCGCTGGTCGATTCGATGACGGCGCTCGGCTTCTTCACCGCCGATTCCACCCTCACCGGCGACGAGGCGCACCAGTGGTGGACGGCGATCGTCCACGAGTTGCTGGAGCCCCAGCCGGTGACCTACTCCCCCGAAACCATCAGCCGGGCTGTGCGATCCCTGCTCGACGTCCTCGCGGCCGATCATCCGATGCGCCGCATCTCGCTGCCGCCGGATCTGGTGTTCTTCTCCCGCCTCAACCTGTCGATGAACGCGGTCTTCGCCGCACTGGGCGCCACGTTCGACGTGCGATCGGTCGTCGACGACATGGACGGGGCAACCGAGCCGACCACCGAACTGGGAAAGCAACACATCGCGTGGGTCACCGGACGTGGTCTGCCGTTCGGAGTGGACGATCATGACGCTTCCTGA
- a CDS encoding cytochrome P450: MTLPELAAPRLPWNAADPYPFYESRRREGDVAWDDTAAAWLVLGYHGAREVLSGTGWTSDPLARPNAPAAIDLAGAEFASRSMLFTDGAAHQRLRGSMHDVFARSFISGLTTGVEAITAAVVGAPATDVPFDFMSEVALAVPVAVIGEWLGLDSAEILALQELSPAIVAMLGTLADDERVRAGAAAAAELTATFLALAADRRAHPGDDLISFIAGDPALEVDEVAVNAVLLAVAGHETTANLLGASLIRLLDPRTGPIEVTGAVVTELLRLDAPAQAVARTATADHRIGGAQIATGDPVLVVVAAANRDPSVYPEPDQFRPDRGGPPPLSFGYGEHYCLGAALARLETTVALRAILAREPRLAGPVQWRDTPAIRGPLTMPVIFGK, translated from the coding sequence ATGACGCTTCCTGAGCTAGCCGCACCGCGCCTACCGTGGAACGCCGCCGATCCCTACCCGTTCTACGAGTCCCGTCGCCGCGAGGGTGACGTGGCCTGGGACGACACCGCGGCAGCATGGCTGGTCTTGGGCTACCACGGCGCCCGCGAGGTGTTGAGCGGCACCGGCTGGACCAGCGACCCGTTGGCCAGGCCGAACGCACCGGCGGCCATAGACTTGGCCGGCGCCGAATTCGCCAGCCGGTCAATGCTGTTCACCGACGGCGCGGCGCACCAGCGGCTGCGCGGATCCATGCACGATGTGTTCGCCCGGTCGTTTATCTCCGGCCTGACCACCGGGGTGGAGGCGATCACCGCGGCAGTGGTCGGTGCGCCGGCCACGGATGTGCCGTTTGACTTCATGTCCGAAGTCGCGCTTGCGGTGCCCGTCGCGGTGATCGGCGAATGGCTGGGTCTAGATAGCGCGGAAATACTTGCACTGCAGGAGCTTTCACCTGCTATCGTGGCGATGCTGGGCACCCTGGCCGACGACGAGAGGGTACGTGCGGGGGCCGCGGCTGCCGCCGAGCTGACGGCGACGTTTCTTGCACTGGCCGCCGACCGGCGCGCCCATCCCGGTGACGATCTGATCAGTTTCATTGCCGGTGATCCGGCACTGGAAGTCGACGAAGTCGCCGTGAACGCGGTCCTGCTTGCGGTAGCCGGGCACGAGACCACCGCAAACCTACTGGGCGCGAGCCTGATCCGGCTACTCGATCCCCGCACCGGACCGATCGAGGTCACCGGCGCGGTGGTCACCGAACTGTTACGGCTCGATGCGCCAGCGCAGGCGGTGGCGCGCACCGCCACCGCGGACCACCGGATCGGCGGGGCCCAGATCGCGACCGGCGACCCGGTACTGGTCGTGGTCGCCGCCGCCAACCGCGATCCCAGCGTCTACCCCGAACCCGATCAGTTCCGGCCGGACCGTGGCGGGCCGCCGCCGCTGTCGTTCGGCTACGGCGAGCACTACTGCCTGGGTGCGGCCCTGGCCCGGCTGGAGACCACGGTGGCGCTGCGCGCGATCCTGGCCCGCGAACCCCGGTTGGCCGGCCCGGTGCAGTGGCGCGACACCCCGGCGATTCGAGGGCCGCTGACCATGCCGGTGATCTTCGGAAAATAG
- a CDS encoding SMP-30/gluconolactonase/LRE family protein gives MHKPRIDPVRWQPPGSRPLPPPDPTPALRLVEIPGTAPEDVVAAADGTIWTGVEDGRIIAVDATTGTSRVVTDTGGRPLGLAFTGDHRLLICDSHRGLLRYDPQTEQLETLVSEVAGQPLTFCSNAVESADGTIYFTESTSRFHYEHYKGSVIEARGSGSLLRRNPDGTVDMLADGLHFANGVTLTADESAVVFAESTGRRLSKYWLTGPRRGSITPLVQELPGHPDNISTGRDGQIWVAMVSDRNALSDWLSPRAPVLRRLLWRLLPYRWLPDPTPVVWVVAFDADDGRVLAQFRTEHPGFGLATGVVETDGRLWMGRIAGPGLAYFEL, from the coding sequence GTGCACAAGCCGCGTATCGACCCCGTCCGCTGGCAGCCACCGGGATCACGGCCGCTGCCCCCACCGGATCCCACCCCGGCACTGAGACTCGTCGAGATTCCCGGCACCGCCCCCGAGGATGTCGTCGCTGCCGCCGACGGGACCATCTGGACCGGGGTCGAGGACGGCCGCATCATCGCCGTCGACGCCACAACAGGCACATCACGGGTGGTGACCGACACCGGCGGGCGCCCGCTGGGGTTGGCCTTCACCGGCGATCACCGGCTGCTGATCTGTGACAGCCACCGCGGTCTGCTGCGCTATGACCCCCAGACCGAGCAGCTGGAGACCCTGGTGAGCGAAGTGGCCGGGCAACCGCTGACGTTCTGCTCCAACGCAGTCGAATCCGCCGACGGCACAATTTATTTCACCGAATCCACCAGCCGGTTCCACTACGAGCACTACAAGGGCTCGGTCATCGAGGCCCGCGGCAGCGGGTCACTGCTGCGACGGAATCCCGACGGCACAGTGGACATGCTGGCGGACGGTCTGCACTTCGCCAACGGCGTGACGCTGACCGCCGACGAATCGGCCGTGGTGTTCGCCGAGAGCACCGGGCGGCGACTGTCCAAGTACTGGCTGACCGGCCCCCGCCGCGGTTCGATCACCCCACTGGTGCAGGAGCTGCCCGGCCATCCCGACAACATCTCCACCGGGCGCGACGGCCAGATCTGGGTGGCGATGGTCTCCGATCGCAACGCGCTGTCCGACTGGCTAAGTCCCCGCGCGCCGGTGCTGCGCCGCCTGCTGTGGCGGCTGCTGCCGTATCGCTGGCTGCCCGATCCGACGCCGGTGGTGTGGGTGGTCGCCTTCGATGCCGACGACGGGCGGGTGCTGGCCCAGTTCCGCACCGAACACCCCGGCTTCGGGCTGGCCACCGGCGTGGTGGAGACCGATGGCCGGTTGTGGATGGGCCGGATCGCCGGGCCGGGCCTGGCGTACTTCGAGCTGTAG
- a CDS encoding D-alanyl-D-alanine carboxypeptidase family protein, whose amino-acid sequence MTSLRSVSALVAAGFLATAPLVPVAGADPTPGLNAGTVGCPYQVSTPPAVDASEVPQAGAPPLPLPVPATPVGGEALAGCGIVVAPDTPPVPSEVSAESWLVADLDSGAVIAARDPHGRHRPASVIKVLTAMASLNELDPNMVVLGTQDDANAEGTRVGVGPGGRFTVDQLLHGLLMGSGNDAAHALAMQLGGWDVALHKINTLAARLGGRDTRAATPSGLDGPGMSTSAYDIGLFYRYAWNNPAFTNIVATRTFDFPGYDDTPGYQLENDNQLLYNYPGALGGKTGYTDDAGQTFVGAATRDGRRLVAVLLRGSRQPIPPWQQAAQLLDYGFSVPPGTRVGTLIEPDPSLVTPRSPADAPNPQAMLLPPSDDTVPVRVGVGIFGTIVVFGLIMGARAVNRRPGRDSAW is encoded by the coding sequence ATGACTTCTCTGCGCTCGGTGTCAGCCCTGGTGGCGGCGGGTTTCCTCGCCACCGCTCCCCTGGTCCCTGTAGCCGGGGCGGATCCCACCCCGGGCCTCAACGCGGGGACCGTCGGCTGCCCGTATCAAGTCAGCACCCCGCCCGCGGTGGACGCCTCGGAGGTACCGCAGGCCGGCGCTCCCCCGTTGCCGCTGCCGGTGCCGGCCACCCCGGTCGGCGGCGAGGCCCTGGCCGGCTGCGGGATCGTGGTCGCACCCGACACCCCACCGGTGCCCAGCGAAGTCTCCGCCGAATCGTGGCTGGTGGCGGACCTCGACAGCGGTGCGGTGATCGCCGCCCGCGATCCGCACGGTCGGCACCGGCCCGCCAGCGTGATCAAGGTGCTGACCGCGATGGCCTCGCTGAACGAGCTGGACCCCAACATGGTGGTTCTCGGCACCCAGGACGACGCCAACGCCGAAGGCACCCGGGTCGGCGTCGGCCCCGGCGGCCGCTTCACCGTCGACCAGTTGCTGCACGGACTGCTGATGGGGTCGGGCAACGACGCCGCGCACGCTCTGGCCATGCAGCTCGGCGGCTGGGATGTGGCGCTGCACAAGATCAACACCCTGGCCGCGCGGCTCGGCGGCCGCGACACCCGGGCCGCCACCCCTTCCGGGCTGGACGGGCCGGGTATGAGCACCTCGGCATACGACATCGGGCTGTTCTACCGCTACGCCTGGAACAACCCGGCGTTCACCAACATCGTCGCGACCCGCACCTTCGACTTCCCGGGCTACGACGACACGCCCGGCTACCAGCTGGAGAACGACAACCAGCTGCTCTACAACTACCCGGGCGCGCTGGGCGGCAAGACCGGCTACACCGACGACGCCGGACAGACGTTCGTCGGCGCCGCGACCCGAGACGGGCGCCGGCTGGTGGCAGTGCTGCTGCGCGGCTCCCGGCAGCCGATCCCACCCTGGCAGCAGGCCGCCCAACTGCTCGATTACGGCTTCTCCGTCCCGCCCGGCACCCGAGTCGGGACGCTGATCGAGCCGGACCCGTCGCTGGTGACGCCCCGCAGCCCGGCCGACGCCCCGAACCCCCAGGCCATGCTGCTGCCCCCGTCCGATGACACCGTGCCGGTGCGCGTCGGGGTGGGCATCTTCGGGACGATCGTCGTGTTCGGGCTCATCATGGGTGCACGGGCGGTGAACCGCCGCCCCGGAAGGGACTCGGCATGGTGA
- a CDS encoding DUF4345 domain-containing protein — MVIKVLRGFGWLTGLLLIALGISRMAFSLDSIPDGQAVNATVDSESRAAGALLIGFGVGYLEAFRRSPIPAGAVRLLAATMALLGVSRLMSMADVGMPHPAFTAACAVEFAAAGLTYWYATLADHRDSGIR, encoded by the coding sequence ATGGTGATCAAGGTTCTGCGAGGCTTCGGCTGGCTCACCGGGCTGCTGCTGATCGCGCTGGGGATCAGCCGGATGGCGTTCTCGCTGGACTCCATTCCGGACGGCCAGGCCGTCAACGCAACCGTGGACAGCGAGAGCCGCGCGGCCGGGGCCCTGCTGATCGGCTTCGGTGTCGGCTACCTCGAGGCCTTTCGCCGCTCCCCGATCCCGGCCGGAGCCGTGCGCCTGCTGGCCGCCACCATGGCGCTGCTCGGAGTATCCCGGCTGATGTCCATGGCCGACGTCGGCATGCCGCATCCGGCGTTCACCGCGGCCTGCGCCGTCGAATTTGCCGCGGCCGGGCTGACCTACTGGTACGCGACCCTGGCTGATCACCGCGACTCGGGCATTCGGTAG
- the nagA gene encoding N-acetylglucosamine-6-phosphate deacetylase, whose translation MTVIAAGAVVFDGAVHRPGWVSVAGERIADCGSGPVRADADFGDCVVVPGFVDMHSHGGAGVSYADDPERAAALHASHGTTGGLASLVTASPEVLLAQVRTLATATRRGVVDGIHLEGPWLSRLHCGAHDSGALRAPSDAEVDALLAAGDGTIRMVTLAPELPGATATIRRLVDAGIVVAVGHTDAGYELTQEAVDAGARVGTHLFNAMRALHHREPGPVPALLSDPRVTVELIADGVHLHAGVIRHVVATAGPDRVALVTDAMAAAGVGDGAFALGGLDVDVTDGVARLRGATTIAGSTATMDRLFATAVRLLGADDAALVNAVRMTSSTPARALGLDGAGVLAAGSAANLVVMSADLHVVRVMRRGTWLS comes from the coding sequence ATGACCGTCATCGCCGCCGGCGCCGTGGTGTTCGACGGCGCAGTGCACCGGCCCGGCTGGGTGTCGGTGGCCGGCGAGCGGATCGCCGATTGCGGGTCCGGGCCGGTTCGCGCGGACGCCGATTTCGGTGACTGTGTGGTGGTGCCCGGCTTCGTCGACATGCACTCCCACGGCGGCGCCGGGGTCTCCTACGCCGACGATCCGGAGCGGGCCGCGGCGTTGCACGCGTCACACGGCACCACCGGGGGCCTGGCCAGCTTGGTGACGGCTTCTCCGGAAGTCCTGCTGGCCCAAGTGCGCACGCTGGCCACCGCGACCCGACGCGGTGTGGTGGACGGTATCCACCTGGAGGGGCCATGGCTGAGCCGGCTGCACTGCGGCGCACACGACAGCGGAGCGCTGCGCGCCCCTTCCGACGCCGAGGTCGACGCGCTGCTGGCCGCCGGCGACGGCACGATCCGGATGGTCACGCTGGCACCCGAGCTGCCCGGCGCTACCGCGACCATCCGGCGCTTGGTGGATGCGGGAATCGTGGTGGCCGTTGGACATACCGACGCGGGTTACGAACTGACGCAAGAGGCGGTCGATGCCGGCGCGAGGGTTGGCACGCATCTGTTCAACGCGATGCGGGCCCTGCACCATCGCGAGCCGGGCCCGGTTCCCGCGCTGCTGTCCGATCCCCGGGTGACCGTCGAGCTGATCGCCGACGGCGTGCACTTACACGCCGGCGTGATCCGGCATGTGGTGGCCACCGCCGGCCCGGACCGGGTCGCGCTGGTCACCGATGCGATGGCCGCCGCCGGGGTCGGGGACGGCGCGTTCGCCCTGGGCGGGCTTGACGTCGACGTCACCGACGGGGTGGCCCGGCTGCGCGGCGCGACGACGATCGCCGGCAGCACCGCCACCATGGACCGGCTGTTCGCGACCGCGGTGCGACTGCTCGGGGCAGACGATGCGGCCCTGGTCAACGCGGTGCGCATGACCTCCTCCACTCCGGCGCGTGCCCTCGGACTCGACGGCGCTGGGGTTTTGGCCGCCGGGTCCGCGGCTAACCTGGTGGTGATGAGCGCCGACCTGCACGTGGTGCGTGTGATGCGCCGCGGAACGTGGCTGAGCTGA
- a CDS encoding GNAT family N-acetyltransferase gives MSEPTVTNVAEEHRYEISVDGVRAGLAAYRDSGDQRDFHHTEIDKEFGGQGLATKLIAAALADTRAAGKRIVPTCSFVEAYVEKHPEYAH, from the coding sequence GTGAGCGAACCGACCGTCACCAATGTCGCCGAGGAGCACCGCTACGAGATCAGCGTAGACGGGGTGCGAGCCGGGTTGGCCGCCTACCGCGACAGCGGCGACCAGCGGGATTTCCACCACACCGAGATCGACAAGGAGTTCGGCGGCCAGGGACTGGCCACCAAGCTGATCGCCGCCGCGTTGGCCGACACCCGGGCCGCGGGCAAACGGATCGTGCCGACCTGCTCGTTCGTGGAGGCCTATGTCGAAAAGCACCCGGAGTACGCCCACTGA
- the yhjD gene encoding inner membrane protein YhjD, producing the protein MTNQADRAKPGVIDRLRARYGWFDHVMRAQERYDDCQGNFFAAGMSYYTIFALFPLAMVGFSVGGFLLSRRPEVLDQIEHRIKYSIPGEFGNELVALMDSAISSRASVGVIGLATAAWVGLTWMANLREALSEMWETRSDKKGFVSSKLSDLLAMVWAFGAMLVTIALTALADPKLMRKILRWLGVPDFDLLSALLRVASLGMAVAVSWLLFTWMIARLPRESVSFNSAMGAGAVAAVGYELFKQAGSVYLQSVINGPAGAVFGPVLGLLVFAYVTARLILFATAWAAVSEDV; encoded by the coding sequence GTGACCAACCAGGCCGACCGCGCTAAGCCGGGCGTCATCGACCGGCTGCGGGCCCGGTACGGCTGGTTCGACCACGTGATGCGGGCCCAAGAGCGCTACGACGACTGTCAGGGCAACTTCTTCGCCGCCGGGATGAGCTACTACACCATCTTCGCGCTGTTCCCGCTGGCGATGGTCGGGTTCTCCGTCGGCGGCTTCCTGCTGTCGCGACGGCCCGAGGTGCTCGACCAGATCGAGCACCGGATCAAGTATTCGATTCCCGGCGAGTTCGGCAACGAGCTCGTCGCGCTGATGGACAGCGCGATCTCCTCACGTGCCTCGGTCGGGGTGATCGGCCTGGCGACCGCCGCCTGGGTGGGGCTGACCTGGATGGCCAACCTGCGTGAGGCGCTGTCGGAGATGTGGGAAACCCGTTCGGACAAAAAGGGTTTCGTCTCATCCAAGCTGTCGGACCTGCTTGCGATGGTATGGGCGTTCGGCGCCATGCTGGTCACCATCGCGCTGACCGCGCTGGCCGACCCGAAGCTGATGCGGAAAATCCTGCGCTGGCTGGGGGTCCCCGACTTCGATCTGCTGAGCGCGCTGCTGCGGGTCGCGTCGCTGGGCATGGCGGTGGCGGTGTCGTGGCTGCTGTTCACCTGGATGATCGCTCGGCTGCCCCGGGAATCGGTGAGCTTCAACAGTGCGATGGGGGCCGGTGCCGTCGCCGCGGTCGGCTACGAACTGTTCAAGCAGGCCGGCTCGGTGTATCTACAGTCGGTGATCAACGGCCCGGCCGGGGCGGTGTTCGGACCGGTCCTGGGCCTGCTGGTATTCGCCTACGTCACCGCCCGGCTCATTCTGTTCGCCACCGCGTGGGCCGCCGTTTCCGAGGACGTCTGA
- the trpS gene encoding tryptophan--tRNA ligase translates to MSTPGSRPVVFSGAQPTSDSLHLGNALGAVAQWTSLQDDHEAFFCVVDLHAITVPQDPATLRRRTLVTAAQYLALGIDPARSTVFVQSHVPAHAELAWALGCFTGFGQASRMTQFKDKSQKQGADSTTVGLFTYPVLMAADVLLYDTDVVPVGEDQRQHLELARDVAQRVNARFPDTFVVPEPMIPKATAKIYDLQDPTAKMSKSAATDAGLISLLDDPGKSAKKIRSAVTDSEREIRFDPQAKPGVSNLLTIQAAVTGSDVDTLVDGYAGRGYGDLKKETAEAVAEFVTPIKARVDELLADPAELESVLAAGASRARAAAAATLTRVYDRVGLLPPAR, encoded by the coding sequence ATGAGCACTCCCGGATCCCGTCCCGTCGTATTCTCCGGCGCCCAGCCGACCTCCGACTCGCTGCACCTCGGAAACGCGCTCGGCGCAGTCGCTCAGTGGACCAGCTTGCAGGACGATCACGAGGCGTTCTTCTGCGTCGTCGACCTGCACGCGATCACCGTTCCGCAGGACCCGGCGACGCTGCGCCGCCGCACGCTGGTGACGGCCGCCCAATATCTGGCGCTGGGCATCGACCCGGCCCGCAGCACCGTCTTCGTGCAGAGCCATGTGCCCGCCCACGCCGAACTCGCCTGGGCGCTGGGCTGTTTCACCGGTTTCGGGCAGGCGTCGCGGATGACGCAGTTCAAAGACAAGTCGCAGAAGCAGGGCGCTGACTCCACCACCGTGGGGCTGTTCACCTATCCGGTGCTGATGGCCGCGGATGTGCTGCTCTACGACACCGACGTGGTCCCGGTCGGGGAAGACCAGCGCCAGCACCTGGAGCTGGCGCGCGACGTCGCGCAGCGCGTCAACGCGCGGTTCCCGGACACCTTCGTCGTCCCCGAGCCGATGATCCCGAAGGCCACCGCCAAGATCTACGACCTGCAGGACCCGACCGCCAAGATGAGCAAGTCGGCGGCCACCGACGCCGGTCTGATCAGCCTGCTCGACGATCCGGGGAAAAGCGCCAAGAAGATTCGCTCGGCGGTCACCGACTCCGAGCGGGAGATCCGCTTCGATCCGCAGGCCAAGCCAGGGGTGTCGAACCTGCTGACAATTCAGGCTGCGGTCACCGGTTCGGACGTCGACACTTTGGTGGACGGCTACGCCGGGCGCGGCTACGGCGACCTGAAGAAGGAGACCGCCGAGGCGGTGGCCGAGTTCGTCACGCCGATCAAGGCTCGCGTCGATGAGCTGCTCGCCGATCCGGCTGAGCTGGAGTCGGTGCTGGCCGCCGGCGCGAGCCGGGCGCGCGCCGCCGCCGCCGCCACGCTTACGCGGGTGTACGACCGGGTGGGACTCCTTCCGCCGGCGAGATGA
- a CDS encoding TetR/AcrR family transcriptional regulator, whose translation MPRPRVYDPGQVLDAVESLAARSGPAAVTIRAIGEATGASNGAVYHGFGSRAGLVAAAWLRATQRFLAVQAELVDAVSDPLEAVVAAADAPVAFAERYPDACKLLFAIQRDELPDDDLSPELAEQLRGADAELVGLLIRLADALWERRDAAAVDTITTCVVDLPTAIVLSRNRLGSTIARAHLHAAVRAVLSVGPPL comes from the coding sequence ATGCCCCGCCCGCGTGTGTATGACCCCGGGCAGGTGCTCGACGCCGTCGAGTCGCTGGCCGCGCGGTCCGGCCCCGCCGCGGTGACGATTCGCGCGATCGGCGAGGCCACCGGCGCCTCCAACGGAGCGGTCTACCACGGGTTCGGCTCGCGGGCTGGGCTGGTTGCCGCCGCCTGGCTACGGGCCACCCAGCGCTTCCTGGCGGTACAGGCCGAGCTGGTGGACGCCGTCTCAGACCCACTCGAGGCCGTAGTCGCCGCCGCCGACGCCCCGGTGGCGTTCGCCGAACGTTATCCCGACGCCTGCAAGCTGCTGTTCGCGATCCAGCGCGACGAACTACCCGACGACGACCTGTCTCCGGAGCTGGCCGAGCAGCTGCGCGGCGCCGACGCCGAATTGGTCGGCCTGCTCATCCGGCTCGCGGACGCCCTGTGGGAGCGCCGCGACGCCGCCGCCGTAGACACCATCACCACCTGCGTCGTCGATCTGCCCACCGCTATCGTGCTCAGCCGGAACCGGTTGGGCAGCACCATCGCCCGCGCCCACCTGCACGCGGCGGTCCGCGCCGTGCTGTCGGTCGGGCCACCCCTCTAG
- a CDS encoding enoyl-CoA hydratase-related protein has protein sequence MNLTYDDKIAVLDLGDDENRFSPDFLDEINRVLDDVLAAGAHGLVTTAGGKFYTNGLDLDWLMANGDRTDWYVGRVHALLARVLTLPIPTAAAVVGHAFGAGAMLALAHDFRVMRADRGFFCLPEVDIRIPFTAGMAALIQAKLTPQAQVASMTTGRRFGGVDAATFGIVDSTAAEGAVTPVATELLRPLAGKDSGTLGAIKNTMFGPAIAALGG, from the coding sequence GTGAACCTGACCTATGACGACAAGATCGCCGTGCTGGACCTCGGTGACGACGAAAACCGGTTCTCCCCGGACTTTCTCGACGAGATCAACCGGGTGCTCGACGACGTACTGGCGGCAGGTGCGCACGGCCTGGTGACCACCGCGGGCGGCAAGTTCTACACCAACGGCCTGGACCTGGACTGGTTGATGGCCAACGGCGACCGCACCGACTGGTACGTCGGCCGGGTGCACGCGCTGCTCGCGCGGGTGCTGACCCTGCCGATCCCCACCGCGGCGGCGGTGGTCGGCCACGCCTTCGGGGCCGGCGCGATGTTGGCACTCGCTCACGATTTCCGGGTGATGCGCGCCGATCGCGGCTTCTTCTGCCTGCCTGAGGTCGACATCCGAATCCCGTTCACGGCGGGAATGGCGGCGCTGATCCAGGCCAAGCTCACCCCGCAGGCTCAGGTGGCGTCGATGACCACCGGCCGCCGGTTCGGTGGCGTGGACGCCGCGACCTTCGGCATCGTGGACAGCACCGCCGCCGAGGGTGCGGTGACTCCGGTCGCCACCGAGTTGCTGCGACCGCTGGCCGGCAAGGACTCGGGAACGCTGGGCGCGATCAAGAACACCATGTTCGGCCCGGCGATAGCCGCGCTCGGCGGGTAA
- a CDS encoding nitrite reductase, producing MRTRADRCPGVLRPWVADDGLLVRLRLVGGRLPATSLTRLLQVSAEFADGSIYLTKRANLQLRGLADHGGELTPEAVAALESTGLVPSRSHELVRNILVSPQTGYAGGRADLRPVAARLDALLCADPRLAGLPGRFLFVLDDGRGDLLDRATDAGLIALSSTAAQLRIGEHWGAVIDIKDAAARLAELAGAFQEARGGRPDAPWHVRELSHPLAHVVAADPRVPVPSGPLPFGSVPGGTHVHVPDGALTPDHGRSLVEHTELVVTPWQGVFIPQAQEANR from the coding sequence ATGAGGACTAGGGCCGACCGGTGCCCGGGCGTGCTGCGGCCCTGGGTGGCCGACGACGGGCTGCTGGTGCGGCTGCGCCTGGTCGGCGGCCGGCTTCCAGCCACGTCGCTGACCCGGTTGCTGCAGGTCAGCGCCGAGTTCGCCGACGGCTCGATCTATCTGACCAAGCGGGCCAACCTGCAGTTGCGCGGGTTGGCCGATCACGGCGGTGAGCTGACCCCCGAGGCGGTGGCCGCCCTGGAGTCGACCGGGCTGGTGCCGTCGCGCAGCCACGAGCTGGTCCGCAACATCCTGGTCTCGCCGCAGACCGGCTACGCCGGCGGTCGGGCGGACCTGCGCCCGGTGGCTGCGCGGCTGGACGCGCTGTTGTGCGCCGATCCGCGACTCGCCGGGCTGCCCGGCCGCTTTCTGTTCGTGCTCGATGACGGCCGCGGCGACCTGCTGGACCGCGCAACCGATGCCGGCTTGATCGCGCTCAGCAGCACGGCGGCGCAGCTGCGGATCGGCGAACACTGGGGGGCGGTGATCGACATCAAGGACGCCGCCGCCCGGCTCGCCGAGCTGGCGGGTGCGTTCCAGGAGGCCCGCGGCGGGCGGCCGGACGCGCCGTGGCACGTCCGCGAGCTGTCGCACCCGCTGGCGCACGTCGTCGCCGCCGACCCGCGTGTTCCGGTCCCGTCGGGTCCGTTACCGTTTGGCAGCGTGCCCGGCGGCACCCACGTGCACGTTCCCGACGGCGCGCTCACGCCGGACCACGGGCGGTCGCTGGTGGAGCACACCGAGCTCGTGGTGACGCCGTGGCAGGGTGTCTTCATCCCCCAAGCCCAGGAGGCGAATCGGTGA